One Natator depressus isolate rNatDep1 chromosome 13, rNatDep2.hap1, whole genome shotgun sequence genomic region harbors:
- the LOC141997375 gene encoding olfactory receptor 6E1-like, with translation MKNQTTVVEFIILGLSNNHHGNIILSVVLLDVFLLSVMGNLIIVTLYLVDHRLQTPMYFFLRNFAVLEICFTCVITPRFLYSLLTERKSISLPGCFLQLLLVFFLGASMFCHGAVMSFDRYMAICHPLRYGTIMNGRVCFQLMLSCWVMSFLIMVPPTFMVVLLPFCGPNVINHFYCDTAVLLQLSCVDTGHLEVMIFFSATVIFLGTLTVTIVSYGCIISTIMHLPSTTGRKKAFSTCSAHLLVVVILYSSCIFRYLRPGQRGVQDFDKVVSLLYCVVVPLFNPYIYALRNEQMKEALKDACGRISKCLRFS, from the coding sequence ATGAAGAACCAGACCACAGTGGTGGAATTCATCATCTTGGGACTGTCCAACAACCACCATGGAAACATCATCCTGTCTGTGGTTCTATTAGACGTCTTCCTGTTGAGCGTAATGGGAAACCTCATTATTGTCACCCTCTACCTGGTGGACCATCGCCTCCAGACgcccatgtatttcttcctcagGAACTTCGCTGTCTTAGAAATCTGCTTCACCTGTGTCATCACACCCAGGTTCCTCTACAGCCTCCTGACAGAGAGAAAATCTATTTCCCTCCCTGGTTGTTTTCTTCAGTTGTTATTGGTCTTCTTCCTAGGTGCCTCTATGTTTTGCCATGGGGCTGTCATGTCCTTTGACCGCTACATGGCTATCTGCCATCCCTTGCGTTACGGCACCATCATGAATGGCAGGGTCTGCTTCCAGCTaatgctgagctgctgggtgATGAGTTTTCTTATAATGGTTCCCCCAACATTTATGGTTGTGCTGTTACCATTCTGTGGCCCCAATGTCATAAACCACTTCTACTGTGACACAGCCGTGTTGCTCCAACTCTCCTGCGTGGACACCGGGCATCTTGAGGTCATGATATTTTTTTCAGCAACAGTTATCTTTCTTGGTACTTTAACAGTCACTATAGTTTCCTATGGCTGCATCATCTCCACTATCATGCACCTCCCGTCCACCACAGGAAGGaaaaaggccttttccacctgctccGCTCACCTCCTGGTTGTTGTGATATTGTACAGTAGCTGCATCTTCAGGTACCTCCGACCAGGACAGCGGGGTGTGCAGGACTTTGACAAAGTTGTGTCCTTGCTGTACTGTGTGGTGGTCCCTCTCTTTAACCCCTACATCTACGCTCTCCGCAATGAACAAATGAAAGAGGCCCTGAAGGATGCCTGTGGCAGAATTTCTAAGTGTCTGAGATTCTCATGA
- the LOC141997166 gene encoding LOW QUALITY PROTEIN: olfactory receptor 6J1-like (The sequence of the model RefSeq protein was modified relative to this genomic sequence to represent the inferred CDS: inserted 4 bases in 3 codons) — MEKRNMITGEKGRLYVGLEREPVARPQGRWTEFLRLGFPMGQEVEILLSVVLLSMYLLTLTGNMVILGVVXPPHNFPCNFSRLDILFTSVITLQLLSNLLSGDKSMSFAGCVARCYFFSFLRTVEFFLLTCMTYDRRAAICNLLHYPLLMNGRVCVQVMPACWLGGXPTIMISRLPSCRSNGIDHLXCDSDPVVELSCTDTRLVELRDFILSSVVILGSFILMIVSYTYIIPAILRIPSTMGWKKAFITCTAHLTIISISCSVAIFIYVTVTQQGGGITPSQKEILGLQKAPAVMSTIVCPFLNPFIFTVRTDTVKGALKQSLRQVVERSPSQKRG, encoded by the exons ATGGAGAAGAGGAACATGATCACGGGAGAGAAAGGAAGGCTGTACGTGGGACTGGAAC GTGAGCCCGTAGCACGGCCGCAGGGGAGATGGACCGAGTTCCTCCGGCTGGGTTTCCCgatggggcaggaggtggagatCCTGCTCTCTGTGGTGCTGCTGTCCATGTACCTCCTGACCTTGACTGGGAACATGGTGATCCTGGGTGTTGT CCCTCCTCACAACTTCCCCTGCAACTTCTCCAGGCTGGACATCCTCTTCACCTCTGTCATcaccctgcagctgctcagcaacCTCCTGTCAGGGGATAAATCCATGTCCTTCGCCGGCTGCGTGGCTCGGTGCTACTTCTTCTCCTTCCTGCGCACAGTGGAGTTCTTCCTCTTGACCTGCATGACTTATGACCGACGTGCTGCCATCTGCAACCTGCTGCACTACCCCCTCCTCATGAATGGCCGCGTCTGTGTCCAGGTGATGCCGGCCTGTTGGCTGGGGG TCCCAACCATCATGATCTCAAGGTTGCCCTCTTGCCGTTCCAATGGCATTGACCATT TCTGTGATTCTGACCCCGTGGTGGAGCTCTCCTGCACTGACACACGACTGGTTGAGCTGAGGGACTTCATACTGTCGTCTGTGGTCATCCTTGGCTCCTTCATCCTAATGATCGTCTCTTACACCTACATCATCCCTGCCATTCTGCGCATCCCCAGCACCATGGGTTGGAAGAAAGCCTTCATCACCTGCACCGCCCACCTGACCATCATTTCAATATCCTGCAGTGTGGCCATTTTCATCTATGTCactgtgacgcagcagggagggggga TCACGCCTTCACAGAAGGAGATCCTGGGTTTACAAAAAGCACCTGCTGTGATGTCAACCATTGTGTGTCCATTTCTGAACCCCTTTATCTTCACGGTAAGGACTGATACTGTCAAGGGAGCCTTGAAACAGTCTCTGAGGCAGGTTGTTGAAAG GTCCCCATCTCAGAAACGGGGCTAA